In Desulfomonile tiedjei, the following proteins share a genomic window:
- a CDS encoding NAD-dependent epimerase/dehydratase family protein — protein MALNKGNKRILITGGAGFIGSHLVEGSLELGYQVRVLDNFSTGRRANLEGLGNARWKPNKDFELIEGDIRDMEAVHRATTGMDAVLHQAALGSVPRSVEDPITTQQVNADGTLNVFLAARDCSVSRVVYASSSSVYGDSEVLPKREGQEGLPLSPYALTKRVNEDYGRLFKGLYAFETVGLRYFNVYGPRQDPESDYAAVIPRFVKALVSGRQPVIFGTGEQSRDFTYVKDVVAANLLALDAPAEACGAGYNIGRGERTTLLELLRTLQELLGTQIEPRHDAPRPGDVMHSLADTSLAAKMLGFTAGHDLRQGLGESITWYRKNLA, from the coding sequence ATGGCCCTGAATAAAGGCAACAAGAGAATACTGATAACCGGCGGAGCGGGCTTCATTGGGAGCCATCTGGTCGAAGGCTCCCTGGAACTGGGATACCAAGTTCGAGTCCTCGACAACTTCAGCACTGGAAGAAGGGCGAACCTGGAAGGACTTGGCAACGCCCGCTGGAAGCCCAACAAGGACTTTGAACTGATTGAAGGCGATATCCGTGACATGGAAGCCGTGCATCGCGCAACAACGGGCATGGATGCGGTGTTGCATCAAGCCGCTCTCGGGAGCGTTCCCCGGTCCGTAGAAGATCCGATCACAACTCAACAGGTCAACGCGGACGGGACTCTCAATGTCTTTCTCGCAGCGCGGGACTGCAGTGTTTCGAGGGTTGTATACGCCTCTTCCTCGTCGGTCTACGGAGATAGCGAAGTCCTTCCGAAACGCGAGGGGCAAGAGGGCCTTCCTCTGTCGCCCTATGCGCTGACCAAACGGGTGAATGAAGATTACGGACGCCTGTTCAAGGGTCTCTACGCATTTGAAACCGTAGGCCTCCGTTACTTCAATGTTTATGGCCCAAGGCAGGACCCTGAGTCCGATTATGCTGCCGTAATCCCGCGCTTCGTAAAGGCGTTGGTCTCGGGTCGCCAACCGGTGATCTTCGGAACCGGTGAACAGAGCAGGGATTTTACCTATGTAAAGGATGTGGTAGCAGCCAATCTTTTGGCTCTGGACGCCCCGGCTGAGGCCTGCGGCGCAGGCTACAATATAGGACGGGGAGAGCGAACTACGCTCCTGGAACTTCTCCGCACCCTTCAAGAGCTTTTGGGGACTCAAATCGAGCCTCGCCACGACGCTCCGCGGCCGGGTGATGTCATGCATTCCCTCGCAGATACCTCGCTCGCGGCCAAAATGCTGGGATTCACAGCGGGCCACGACCTTCGTCAAGGCCTGGGGGAAAGCATTACCTGGTACAGGAAGAATTTGGCGTGA
- a CDS encoding xanthine dehydrogenase family protein subunit M, which yields MRTFEYLKPTSVEDALSLLAQYGDKAKVIAGGTDVMVQWKKKLISAEYLISLRNIPALNFIDLSADLRIGSATPHRALELSPVIQQGFPAIHDAVRGLGSVQVRNSGTIGGNLCNAAPSADTAPPMLVLDTEVKISSAGGTRSVRIEEFFKGPGKTVLETGDLVTEFVVPKPASNTGMAYWKHTRRKAMDLPILGVAMLLSFDDDLKTCQKARIGLGVAAPVPLRARKAEAFLEGRIVDEAALAEAGKLAAAEASPRTTIRGSEWYRRDMIGVLVKRTGLICQQRARR from the coding sequence GTGAGAACGTTCGAATACCTCAAACCTACGTCGGTTGAGGACGCGCTGAGTCTCCTCGCACAGTACGGGGATAAGGCCAAGGTGATCGCGGGCGGCACGGACGTAATGGTCCAATGGAAAAAGAAGCTCATATCCGCCGAGTACCTCATTTCCTTGAGGAACATACCCGCCTTGAACTTCATTGACCTGAGCGCGGACCTTAGAATCGGAAGCGCTACCCCGCACAGGGCGCTTGAACTTTCCCCTGTGATTCAGCAGGGGTTTCCGGCGATCCATGATGCCGTGAGGGGCCTGGGGTCGGTACAGGTGCGGAATTCAGGGACAATCGGCGGCAACTTGTGCAATGCCGCGCCGTCAGCCGACACTGCTCCGCCCATGCTGGTCCTGGACACCGAAGTCAAGATTTCCAGTGCCGGCGGAACCAGATCTGTACGCATCGAGGAGTTCTTTAAGGGACCGGGTAAGACGGTTCTCGAAACAGGGGACCTGGTCACCGAGTTCGTGGTTCCCAAACCTGCTTCGAATACCGGAATGGCCTACTGGAAGCACACTCGGCGCAAGGCGATGGACCTGCCCATTCTCGGGGTGGCAATGCTGCTGTCATTCGATGACGACCTGAAGACCTGCCAGAAGGCGAGGATAGGTCTTGGCGTAGCAGCGCCCGTGCCTCTGCGCGCGAGGAAGGCCGAAGCCTTCCTTGAAGGCAGAATCGTGGATGAGGCGGCCTTGGCTGAAGCCGGGAAACTTGCAGCAGCCGAAGCCAGCCCCAGGACAACGATCCGCGGTTCGGAGTGGTATCGCCGCGATATGATCGGTGTGCTGGTAAAGCGAACTGGCCTCATCTGTCAGCAACGCGCA